Proteins from one Embleya scabrispora genomic window:
- a CDS encoding ABC transporter substrate-binding protein: MSSRPPRRTRLLSAVALATATLIALTGCGSSSKDTKASAASGGGKSGITLRIPDPGNNGVLARGKKDGSLDAALAKVGAKVSWTGSAGPFAPAAQAINAGQLDVALGSITSAVAALGQKPSFKLFGATAPDLAGEGILVKSDSKIHSIQDLVGKKVACSQGGTSEYLLLAALEQAKIPADKVERVYLRADQTAPVFAAGQVDAWATWATYSVPALASGNARFLADGRALGSDNYSVWAVRNAFADKHPDVVKAFYAYLHDAGTKEIADPAAYINVFTDSGPTAYGAEPKRIQTDFTRQGATVEPIRPADVERFGKVARFFQDQKVTQTLVDVKPHLLDVEALAGAAG; encoded by the coding sequence ATGAGTAGCCGGCCCCCTCGCCGCACCCGACTGCTGTCCGCCGTCGCGCTCGCGACCGCGACGCTGATCGCGCTGACCGGTTGCGGCTCCTCCTCGAAGGACACCAAGGCGTCGGCGGCGAGCGGCGGCGGCAAGAGCGGGATCACGTTGCGGATTCCCGACCCGGGCAACAACGGGGTGCTGGCCCGGGGCAAGAAGGACGGCTCACTGGACGCGGCCCTGGCCAAGGTCGGCGCCAAGGTCTCCTGGACCGGCAGCGCGGGCCCGTTCGCGCCGGCCGCGCAGGCGATCAACGCGGGGCAACTCGACGTGGCGCTGGGCTCGATCACCTCGGCCGTGGCCGCGCTCGGACAGAAGCCGAGCTTCAAGCTGTTCGGCGCCACCGCCCCCGACCTGGCCGGCGAGGGCATCCTGGTGAAGAGCGACTCGAAGATCCACTCGATCCAGGACCTGGTCGGCAAGAAGGTGGCCTGCTCGCAGGGCGGCACCAGCGAATACCTGCTGCTCGCCGCGCTCGAACAGGCGAAGATCCCGGCCGACAAGGTCGAGCGGGTGTATCTGCGGGCCGACCAGACCGCGCCGGTGTTCGCGGCCGGCCAGGTGGACGCCTGGGCGACCTGGGCCACCTACTCGGTACCGGCCCTGGCCTCGGGCAACGCGCGTTTCCTGGCGGACGGGCGGGCGCTCGGCTCGGACAACTACTCGGTCTGGGCGGTGCGCAACGCGTTCGCGGACAAGCACCCCGACGTGGTCAAGGCGTTCTACGCCTACCTGCACGACGCCGGCACCAAGGAGATCGCCGACCCCGCCGCGTACATCAACGTCTTCACCGACTCCGGACCCACCGCCTACGGCGCCGAACCCAAGCGCATCCAGACCGACTTCACCCGGCAGGGTGCGACGGTGGAGCCGATCCGGCCCGCCGACGTGGAGCGTTTCGGCAAGGTGGCCCGGTTCTTCCAGGACCAGAAGGTCACCCAAACCCTCGTCGACGTCAAGCCGCACCTGCTCGACGTCGAGGCCCTCGCGGGCGCGGCCGGATGA
- a CDS encoding putative leader peptide → MSAVASYTAPLAGVRALLTSRRHIDLARVSSAGCR, encoded by the coding sequence GTGTCCGCAGTCGCGTCGTACACCGCGCCGCTCGCCGGCGTCCGGGCGCTGCTCACGAGCCGCCGGCACATCGATCTCGCGCGCGTTTCCAGCGCCGGCTGTCGCTGA
- a CDS encoding ABC transporter substrate-binding protein, giving the protein MTAVTGARPDELWFTRCPVPTATGIAADLGLLDAEFAAEGITVRSLQDVSADIAADHHYTHALPGLFREGGNVPALWARSRGEETRLVGLTWIEERQAILVRAESGIASPEQLRGLRLAVPRHDIAIDFWRAMALHGFAGALSLAGATLADARPVEVPAARAGGQWEAELAALSRGVVDAVYVKGALAVEAAVRYGAVVAVDLDAVPDRAVRINNGTPRPITVHRELLDNNPDLVSRFLAVLVEAADWAPEHPAEVARILGAETGAGAFGVAGAYRELGPDTLRIDLSAERLDLLARQERFLFEQGFLAGPVDVPAWADPEPLRQARELADARARARATHPNDPAPSRISPLEVPHE; this is encoded by the coding sequence ATGACCGCCGTGACCGGCGCACGCCCCGACGAACTGTGGTTCACCCGTTGTCCCGTCCCCACCGCCACCGGCATCGCGGCCGATCTGGGCCTGCTCGACGCCGAGTTCGCGGCCGAGGGGATCACCGTGCGTTCGCTTCAGGACGTCTCGGCCGACATCGCCGCCGACCACCACTACACGCACGCGCTGCCCGGACTGTTCCGCGAGGGCGGCAACGTGCCCGCGCTGTGGGCGCGTTCGCGTGGTGAGGAGACCCGGTTGGTCGGGCTCACCTGGATCGAGGAGCGCCAGGCGATCCTGGTCCGGGCGGAGAGCGGGATCGCTTCGCCCGAACAGCTGCGCGGACTGCGGCTGGCCGTGCCCCGGCACGACATCGCCATCGACTTCTGGCGGGCGATGGCCCTGCACGGCTTCGCCGGCGCGTTGTCGCTGGCCGGCGCGACCCTGGCCGACGCGCGCCCGGTCGAGGTGCCGGCGGCGCGCGCCGGCGGGCAGTGGGAGGCCGAGTTGGCCGCGCTGAGCCGGGGCGTGGTGGACGCCGTCTACGTCAAGGGCGCGTTGGCCGTGGAGGCGGCCGTCCGGTACGGCGCGGTGGTCGCGGTGGACCTGGACGCGGTGCCGGACCGGGCGGTGCGGATCAACAACGGGACACCACGACCGATCACCGTGCACCGCGAACTGCTGGACAACAACCCGGACCTGGTCTCCCGCTTCCTGGCGGTCCTGGTCGAGGCGGCCGACTGGGCGCCGGAGCATCCCGCCGAGGTGGCGCGGATCCTGGGCGCCGAGACCGGCGCGGGCGCGTTCGGGGTGGCCGGCGCCTACCGCGAACTCGGCCCGGACACGCTCCGGATCGACCTGTCCGCCGAACGCCTGGACCTGCTCGCCCGACAGGAGCGGTTCCTGTTCGAACAGGGCTTTTTGGCCGGGCCGGTGGACGTGCCGGCCTGGGCGGATCCCGAACCGCTGCGGCAGGCCCGCGAACTCGCCGATGCCCGTGCCCGCGCCCGCGCCACGCACCCGAACGACCCCGCACCGTCTCGCATATCCCCGCTGGAGGTTCCCCATGAGTAG